DNA from Vibrio alfacsensis:
ATAGCTTGAGAGCGAGTTTTACCGATGCCGTAGATCGCAGTTAGTGCGATTACAGCGTGTTTTTGATCAGGAATGTTAATGCCTGCTATACGGGCCATTATTCACTCCTAAGTGTTTCTATAAAAGAATTAGCCGCAGCAAAGCCCGTGATGGATACGCTGCGGAGTACTACTTCTTTTGCACGCAAAAGGTAGGCCGAGGAATATACTCGACCTAACCTTAGTTTTCAAGTAAAAACTTCTGCTAATTAGCCTTGGCGTTGTTTATGCTTTGGCTCACTGCTACAAATCACGCGAACGACACCGTTACGCTTGATTACTTTACAGTTACGGCAGATTTTTTTAACGGAAGCACGAACTTTCATTGCTAAACTCCGTAATTGAAACTGAGTCTACCGCCGTATTAACGACCGTAGCCTTTCAGATTCGCTTTCTTCAACACAGAATCATACTGTTGAGACATCAGATGAGTCTGTACCTGTGCCATAAAGTCCATGATAACAACAACTACGATAAGTAGTGATGTACCGCCGAAGTAGAAACGTACGTTCCACGCGACCATCATGAACTCGGGAATCAGACAGATAAAGGTAATGTACAGTGCGCCCGCTAGGGTTAAACGTGTCATTACTTTATCGATGTACTTCGCTGTCTGCTCACCTGGGCGGATGCCGGGTACGAATGCACCAGACTTCTTCAAGTTATCTGCTGTTTCACGCGGGTTGAAAACCAACGCCGTGTAGAAGAAACAGAAGAAAATAATTGCTGCTGCATAAAGCATTACATACAGCGGTTGACCTGGGCTAAGAGCCAAAGACACGTCAGTTAACCCACCGAACGCGCTGCTCTCACCGTTCTGACCAAACCACTGAGCCAGTGTTCCAGGGAACAGGATAATACTTGATGCAAAAATCGCAGGAATAACACCAGCCATATTAATTTTAAGTGGCAAGTGCGAGCTTTGCGCAGCAAATACTTTACGACCTTGTTGACGCTTAGCGTAGTTAACGACGATTCGACGCTGACCACGTTCCATGAAAACAACGAAGTAAATTACTGCAAAAGCCAATACTGCGATTAACAGTAGAAGAAGTACATGCAATTCACCTTGACGCGCTTGCTCGATTGTTTGACCGATTGCAGATGGCAATCCAGCAACAATACCTGCAAAAATCAGAATGGAAATACCATTACCGATTCCTCGCTCTGTAATTTGTTCACCTAACCACATTAGGAACATGGTGCCGGTTACTAAACTTACGGTAGCAATTAGCGTAAACATGGTTTGGTTGATAACAACCAGATTATCGACCATGCTTGGTAAGCCAGTTGCGATACCAATAGCTTGGAATGTTGCAAGTACAAGCGTGCCGTAGCGTGTATATTGGCTGATCTTACGACGGCCTGCTTCACCCTCTTTTTTGAGTTCCGCTAACGCTGGATGAACTACAGTTAGCAATTGGACAACAATAGATGCCGAAATATACGGCATGATGCCCAATGCTAATATAGATGCACGCTCAAGAGCACCACCGGAGAACATGTTAAACATTTCTACGATGGTACCTTTTTGCTGTTCGAACAAATCGGCAAGTACAGCAGCGTCAATACCAGGGATCGGCACAAAAGAGCCGGCTCGGAATACTAAAAGTGCACAAATTACGAATAATAAGCGCGACTTTAGTTCACTTAAGCCGCTCTGAGCACTACGAAAATCTTGTCCTGGTTTCTTAGCCATCTGTACCTCGTTCCTCGAGATTATGCCTCGATTTTACCGCCTGCAGCTTCGATTGCAGCTTTAGCGCCTTTAGTCACACGTAGACCTTTAACAGTCACTGCTTTATCAATCTCACCAGAAAGAACAACTTTTACGAATTCGATGTTCTTAGTGATGATGTTAGCAGCTTTAAGGCTGTTAAGATCAACCACGTCACCAGATACTTTCGCTAGTTCACCTAGACGAACTTCAGCAGACACTAGGCTCTTACGAGAAGTGAAACCGAATTTTGGTAGACGTTGTTTTAGAGGCATTTGACCGCCTTCAAAACCTGGACGAACTTTACCGCCAGAACGTGATTTTTGACCTTTGTGACCACGGCCACCAGTTTTACCTAGGCCCGAACCGATACCGCGACCTAGACGCTTAGGAGCGTGCTTAGAACCAGCAGCCGGTGCAAGAGTATTCAAACGCATTCTGATTACTCCTCTACTTTAACCATGTAGTAAACCTTGTTGATCATACCGCGCACGCACGGAGTATCTTCAAGTTCTACTGTGTGGTTGATTTTACGAAGACCTAGACCGCGCAAAGTAGCTTTGTGCTTAGGTAGGCGACCAATTGAGCTTTTAGTTTGAGTTACTTTAATAGTTGCCATGGTGTTCTTACTCCGAAATAGCTTCAACAGTTAGACCACGTTTAGCAGCAACCATTTCTGGTGACTTCACGCTACCTAGAGCATCGATCGTTGCACGAACGATGTTGATTGGGTTCGTAGAACCGTACGCTTTAGATAGTACGTTGTGTACACCAGCAACTTCTAGTACTGCACGCATCGCACCACCTGCGATAACACCAGTACCTTCAGCAGCAGGCTGCATGTAAACTTTAGAGCCCGAATGGCGACCTTTCACTGGGTGGTGAAGTGTGCCTTCGTTTAGCGCGATAGTAGTCATGTTACGACGCGCTTTTTCCATTGCTTTTTGAATCGCTGCAGGTACTTCACGAGCTTTGCCGTAACCGAAACCTACACGACCGTTACCGTCACCAACTACAGTTAGTGCAGTGAAGCTCATGATTCGACCACCTTTAACCGTTTTAGAAACGCGGTTAACTGCGATTAGCTTTTCTTGCAAATCATTCGCTTGAACTTGTTGTTCTTTAGCCATCTTCCAACCCTACCTTAGAATTTCAGACCAGCTTCGCGAGCAGATTCTGCTAGCGCCGCTACTCGACCGTGGTATTGGAAACCAGAACGATCAAATGCAACTGCAGTTACGCCTTTTTCAAGAGCGCGTTCTGCAACAGCTTTACCTACTGCTTTAGCTGCATCGATGTTACCAGTGTATTTCACTTGCTCACGGATCGCTTTTTCTACAGTAGAAGCTGCTGCGATAACCTCAGAGCCGTTAGCCGCGATAACCTGTGCGTACACGTGACGAGGAGTACGGTGTACAACTAGGCGAGTCGCACCCAGTTCTGCAATCTTACGACGTGCGCGTGTAGCACGACGGATGCGAGATGCTTTCTTATCCATAGTGTTACCTTACTTCTTCTTAGCTTCTTTAGTACGCACATTTTCATCTGCGTAACGAACACCTTTACCTTTGTAAGGCTCAGGTTGACGGTAAGAACGAATGTCAGCCGCAACTTGACCAACTAGTTGTTTGTCACAACCAGTGATAACGATTTCAGTTTGGCTTGGACATTCAGCTTTAATACCCGCTGGCAACTCGTGCTCAACTGGGTGAGAGAAGCCTAGCGTTAGACCTACAGCATTGCCTTTGATAGCAGCACGGTAACCAACACCTTTAAGAGTTAGCTTCTTAGTAAAGCCTTCAGTAACACCAACAACCATGTTGTTAACTAGAGCGCGAGCTGTACCAGCTTGTGCCCATGCGTTTACAACACCTTCTTTAGGACCGAAAGTCAGGTTGTTATCTTCCTGAGCGATAACTACAGCGTTGTTTAGTACGCGAGTCAGTTCGCCTTTAGCACCTTTTACAGTGATTTCTTGGCCGTTTAGTTTCACCTCTACGCCAGCTGGAATAGCGACAGGTGCTTTAGCAACACGAGACATAGTCTACTCCTTATTAAGCTACGTAAGCGATGATTTCACCACCAAGACCTGCTTTGCGTGCAGCGCGGTCTGACATAAGACCCTTGGAAGTAGAAACGATAGCAATACCCAGACCACCCATTACAGAAGGAAGTTGATCTTTCTTCTTGTAAACACGTAGACCTGGACGAGAAACACGTTTAAGTTGCTCGATTACTGGTTTTGCTTGGAAGTACTTAAGTGTAACTTCTAGCTCAGGTTTTGCTTCGCCTTCAACAGCGAAGTCAACGATGTAACCTTCAGCTTTTAGTAGTGCAGCAATTGCAACTTTAAGCTTTGAAGAAGGCATTTTTACAGCAACTTTGTTTGCTGCCTGACCGTTACGAACGCGGGTCAGCATATCCGAAATCGGATCTTGCATGCTCATATGATTTACTCCAAATGATTAAGTGGCAATTACCAGCTAGCCTTACGAAGACCCGGAATCTCGCCTTTCATGCAAGCTTCACGAACCTTAATACGGCTTAGACCGAACTTACGTAGGTAACCGTGTGGACGACCAGTTTGGTTGCAACGGTTGCGCTGACGTGATGCACTTGAATCACGTGGAAGAGATTGCAGTGTAAGAACTGCGTTCCAACGATCTTCTTCAGATGCGTTTACATCGCTGATGATAGCTTTTAGCGTTGCACGCTTTTCAGCGAACTTAGCTACTAGCTTTGCACGTTTAGCTTCACGTGCTTTCATTGATTGTTTAGCCATAACAGTAACCCTTCACCTTACTTACGGAATGGGAAGTTAAAGGCAGCCAGCAGAGCTCGGCCTTCCTCATCAGTACCAGCAGACGTCGTAATAGTGATGTCTAAACCGCGTACACGATCAACTTTATCAAAGTCGATTTCCGGGAAGATGATTTGCTCGCGAACGCCCATGCTGTAGTTACCGCGTCCGTCAAAAGACTTAGCGCTAACACCACGGAAGTCACGTACACGTGGAAGAGCGATGTTAATCAAACGCTCAAGAAAATCCCACATACGTTCGCCACGCAAGGTTACTTTACAACCGATAGGGTAGCCTTCACGGATTTTGAAACCTGCAACAGATTTACGAGCTTTAGTGATAAGTGGCTTTTGACCAGAGATCGTTGCCATATCAGCAGCTGCGTTTTCTAGCAGTTTCTTATCGTTGATTGCTTCACCAACACCCATGTTTAGGGTGATTTTCTCGATTCTAGGGACTTGCATGACGCTTGTGTAGCTAAACTGTTTGGTCAGTTCAGCGACTACAGACGACTTGTAGTAATCATGCAGTTTCGCCATAGTAGAACTCCAAATTACTTCTATTAGTTAGAAACGGTTTCGCCGTTAGACTTGAAGAAACGAACTTTCTTGCCGTCTTCAATACGGAAACCGATACGGTCAGCTTTACCAGTAGCTGCGTTAAAGATTGCAACGTTAGAAGCATCAATTGCTGCTTCTTGTTCAACGATGCCACCTTGTTGACCTAGAGCCGGAACCGGCTTTTGGTGCTTCTTAACAAGGTTGATACCTTCAACGATAACTTTACCAGTTGCTAGGACCTTAGTTACTTTACCTTTCTTGCCTTTGTCTTTACCAGCAAGAACGATTACTTCGTCATTACGACGGATTTTAGCTGCCATTTCTACGTGCTCCTTACAGAACTTCTGGAGCCAGTGAAACGATCTTCATGAACTTATTGCCACGAAGTTCGCGCGTCACAGGACCAAAGATACGTGTACCGATTGGTTGCTCAGTAGTGTTGTTCAACAGTACGCAAGCATTTCGGTCGAAGCGAATGACAGAACCGTCAGGACGACGTACGCCTTTACGGGTGCGCACTACAACCGCCTTCAGAACGTCACCTTTTTTAACTTTACCGCGAGGAATTGCTTCCTTAACAGTAACTTTGATGACGTCACCGATATGTGCATAACGGCGGTGTGAGCCACCCAGAACCTTAATACACATTACGCTGCGTGCGCCTGAGTTATCAGCTGCGTCCAGCATACTTTGCATTTGGATCATGTTAGTGCTCCGCTAAATATTAATAACTAGACCCATCACGGGTCGGGCTGCCTCTTAAAAGAGACGCGGATTGTACCACCCTTTTTTGTGATTGGGTAGTCAAAAAATAAACGGCCCCAAAAATTTTTTGGAGCCGCTTTCCTACCTATAGAATAGTGAAGATTACATCTTCGCCTTTTCTACAACTTTTACCAAAGTCCAAGACTTAGTCTTAGACAGTGGACGACACTCAGAAATTTCAACTTTGTCGCCTAGGCCACATTCGTTGTTCTCATCGTGTGCGTGTACTTTAGTTGTGCGTTTTACGAACTTACCGTAAATTGGGTGTTTTACGAAACGTTCGATAGCAACTACGATAGACTTGTCCATCTTGTCGCTAACTACACGACCTTGTTGAGTACGTTTTACTTCGCTCATTATGCGCCTGCCTTCTCAGTCAAAACAGTTTTCACACGTGCGATATCACGGCGTACAGCTTTCAGAGTATGAGTTTGCTGTAGTTGACCAGTTGCAGCTTGCATGCGCAAGTTGAACTGTTCACGTAGCAAATTCAATAGCTCAGCGTTAAGCTCTTCAACGCTCTTTTCGCGTAGATCTTGTGCTTTCATCACATCACCTGCTTAATTACAAATGTAGTCTTGAATGGCAGTTTGCGAGCCGCTAGACGGAACGCTTCACGTGCCAATTCTTCAGGTACACCACCCATTTCGTACATAACCTTACCAGGTTGGATTTGGGCTACCCAGTACTCAACGTTACCTTTACCCTTACCTTGACGAACTTCAAGTGGCTTTTCTGTGATTGGTTTGTCTGGGAACACACGGATCCAGATTTTACCTTGACGCTTAACGTGACGTGTCATTGCACGACGTGCCGCTTCAATTTGACGAGCAGTTAGACGACCACGGCCAACAGCTTTAAGACCGAATTCGCCGAAGCTTACATCAGTACCTTTAGCTAGACCACGGTTACGACCTGTCTGAACCTTACGGAACTTAGTACGTTTAGGTTGTAGCATCTGTCGACTCCTTACTTACGGCCTTTACGCTGCTTCTTAGGCTTGTCAGCCTTAGGCTCTACAGCGTTAGCTGCTGGCATACCACCTAGAATCTCACCTTTGAAGATCCAAGTTTTAATGCCGATCACACCGTATTGAGTGTGAGCCGAAGAAGTTGCGTAATCAATGTCTGCACGTAGAGTGTGTAGAGGCACACGGCCTTCACGGTACCACTCAGAACGTGCGATTTCAGCGCCGCCTAGACGACCGCTTACTTCTACTTTGATGCCTTTAGCACCTAGACGCATTGCGTTTTGTACCGCGCGCTTCATAGCACGACGGAACATAACACGACGCTCTAGTTGAGACGCGATGCTGTCACCAACAAGCTGTGCATCAAGCTCAGGCTTGCGTACTTCAGCGATGTTAATTTGAGCTGGTACACCTGCAATTTTAGCTACAGCTGCACGTAGTTTCTCAACGTCTTCACCTTTCTTACCGATTACAACGCCTGGGCGAGCAGTGTGAATAGTCACACGGATGCTCTTAGCAGGACGCTCGATAACGATGCGTGAAAGAGATGCTTTTTGTAGTTCCTTAGTTAGGAACTGACGTACCTTGAAGTCGCCG
Protein-coding regions in this window:
- the rpmJ gene encoding 50S ribosomal protein L36, with product MKVRASVKKICRNCKVIKRNGVVRVICSSEPKHKQRQG
- the secY gene encoding preprotein translocase subunit SecY, which translates into the protein MAKKPGQDFRSAQSGLSELKSRLLFVICALLVFRAGSFVPIPGIDAAVLADLFEQQKGTIVEMFNMFSGGALERASILALGIMPYISASIVVQLLTVVHPALAELKKEGEAGRRKISQYTRYGTLVLATFQAIGIATGLPSMVDNLVVINQTMFTLIATVSLVTGTMFLMWLGEQITERGIGNGISILIFAGIVAGLPSAIGQTIEQARQGELHVLLLLLIAVLAFAVIYFVVFMERGQRRIVVNYAKRQQGRKVFAAQSSHLPLKINMAGVIPAIFASSIILFPGTLAQWFGQNGESSAFGGLTDVSLALSPGQPLYVMLYAAAIIFFCFFYTALVFNPRETADNLKKSGAFVPGIRPGEQTAKYIDKVMTRLTLAGALYITFICLIPEFMMVAWNVRFYFGGTSLLIVVVVIMDFMAQVQTHLMSQQYDSVLKKANLKGYGR
- the rplO gene encoding 50S ribosomal protein L15, translated to MRLNTLAPAAGSKHAPKRLGRGIGSGLGKTGGRGHKGQKSRSGGKVRPGFEGGQMPLKQRLPKFGFTSRKSLVSAEVRLGELAKVSGDVVDLNSLKAANIITKNIEFVKVVLSGEIDKAVTVKGLRVTKGAKAAIEAAGGKIEA
- the rpmD gene encoding 50S ribosomal protein L30; the encoded protein is MATIKVTQTKSSIGRLPKHKATLRGLGLRKINHTVELEDTPCVRGMINKVYYMVKVEE
- the rpsE gene encoding 30S ribosomal protein S5; protein product: MAKEQQVQANDLQEKLIAVNRVSKTVKGGRIMSFTALTVVGDGNGRVGFGYGKAREVPAAIQKAMEKARRNMTTIALNEGTLHHPVKGRHSGSKVYMQPAAEGTGVIAGGAMRAVLEVAGVHNVLSKAYGSTNPINIVRATIDALGSVKSPEMVAAKRGLTVEAISE
- the rplR gene encoding 50S ribosomal protein L18, translating into MDKKASRIRRATRARRKIAELGATRLVVHRTPRHVYAQVIAANGSEVIAAASTVEKAIREQVKYTGNIDAAKAVGKAVAERALEKGVTAVAFDRSGFQYHGRVAALAESAREAGLKF
- the rplF gene encoding 50S ribosomal protein L6 codes for the protein MSRVAKAPVAIPAGVEVKLNGQEITVKGAKGELTRVLNNAVVIAQEDNNLTFGPKEGVVNAWAQAGTARALVNNMVVGVTEGFTKKLTLKGVGYRAAIKGNAVGLTLGFSHPVEHELPAGIKAECPSQTEIVITGCDKQLVGQVAADIRSYRQPEPYKGKGVRYADENVRTKEAKKK
- the rpsH gene encoding 30S ribosomal protein S8, with translation MSMQDPISDMLTRVRNGQAANKVAVKMPSSKLKVAIAALLKAEGYIVDFAVEGEAKPELEVTLKYFQAKPVIEQLKRVSRPGLRVYKKKDQLPSVMGGLGIAIVSTSKGLMSDRAARKAGLGGEIIAYVA
- the rpsN gene encoding 30S ribosomal protein S14 — translated: MAKQSMKAREAKRAKLVAKFAEKRATLKAIISDVNASEEDRWNAVLTLQSLPRDSSASRQRNRCNQTGRPHGYLRKFGLSRIKVREACMKGEIPGLRKASW
- the rplE gene encoding 50S ribosomal protein L5; the protein is MAKLHDYYKSSVVAELTKQFSYTSVMQVPRIEKITLNMGVGEAINDKKLLENAAADMATISGQKPLITKARKSVAGFKIREGYPIGCKVTLRGERMWDFLERLINIALPRVRDFRGVSAKSFDGRGNYSMGVREQIIFPEIDFDKVDRVRGLDITITTSAGTDEEGRALLAAFNFPFRK
- the rplX gene encoding 50S ribosomal protein L24, yielding MAAKIRRNDEVIVLAGKDKGKKGKVTKVLATGKVIVEGINLVKKHQKPVPALGQQGGIVEQEAAIDASNVAIFNAATGKADRIGFRIEDGKKVRFFKSNGETVSN
- the rplN gene encoding 50S ribosomal protein L14 codes for the protein MIQMQSMLDAADNSGARSVMCIKVLGGSHRRYAHIGDVIKVTVKEAIPRGKVKKGDVLKAVVVRTRKGVRRPDGSVIRFDRNACVLLNNTTEQPIGTRIFGPVTRELRGNKFMKIVSLAPEVL
- the rpsQ gene encoding 30S ribosomal protein S17, with translation MSEVKRTQQGRVVSDKMDKSIVVAIERFVKHPIYGKFVKRTTKVHAHDENNECGLGDKVEISECRPLSKTKSWTLVKVVEKAKM
- the rpmC gene encoding 50S ribosomal protein L29; translation: MKAQDLREKSVEELNAELLNLLREQFNLRMQAATGQLQQTHTLKAVRRDIARVKTVLTEKAGA
- the rplP gene encoding 50S ribosomal protein L16, whose translation is MLQPKRTKFRKVQTGRNRGLAKGTDVSFGEFGLKAVGRGRLTARQIEAARRAMTRHVKRQGKIWIRVFPDKPITEKPLEVRQGKGKGNVEYWVAQIQPGKVMYEMGGVPEELAREAFRLAARKLPFKTTFVIKQVM
- the rpsC gene encoding 30S ribosomal protein S3, which produces MGQKVHPNGIRLGIVKPWNATWFANTKDFADNLDGDFKVRQFLTKELQKASLSRIVIERPAKSIRVTIHTARPGVVIGKKGEDVEKLRAAVAKIAGVPAQINIAEVRKPELDAQLVGDSIASQLERRVMFRRAMKRAVQNAMRLGAKGIKVEVSGRLGGAEIARSEWYREGRVPLHTLRADIDYATSSAHTQYGVIGIKTWIFKGEILGGMPAANAVEPKADKPKKQRKGRK